The Klebsiella quasivariicola region ACACGGATGGTAGTGACCGTGCGCGAGCTGGACGACCTGCTGCGGGAGGATGTGCGCCGGGAGCTGGAACACCTGCATCGTACCCTGCCGGTGTATGCCGTCGATATCAACGATCCCTTTCTCAGCAGCCGGCTGTTCGGCACCGGCTGGGACGATCCGCAGATGGCCGGCTACGCCTGCTGGTACAATCTGCAGCAGATCTTCAGCTGGCTGGCGGCGATGGGCTGGCATGTGATCCTGCATACCGGCGTCACCACCCGCAGCGACCTGCTGCAGCGCTTTCTGCAACTCGCCGCCAACCATTTCCCCCCGGCGACGCTCAACAGCTGGCGCGTTGTCTGGCACTGGTCGCCGCAGGCCAGCGAAGCTACCCGCCAGGCCGCCTGGCGGCAGCAACGCGAGGTTCTTGACCGCCTGCTGCCGCAGCCGCAGCTGGGGATCTGGCACCGCTTTGCCGCCAGTGACCCTGGGGACGATCCGCTGTTTCACTCACCGCTGCTGGCGGAAGCCGATTTTCTCGCCTGCCAGGCAGATGCCAACGAACAGCTGGATCTGGCGCAGGCGGACAGCAGCCGCCTGGCCTCCAGCGAGCATTATCCGCTGCACAAGCTGCGGCAGATCCACAGCGCGCTGCGCCAGCGCCAGCTCAACCTGCCGCTATGGCTGCTCTCCTGGAATACCCTGACCGGCGATACACGTGATACTAATGGCCGTTTTTTTCGCGGTGCGCTGTTGATGGACAATTTGCTGGGGGTGGCGGACCAGGTCTGGCTGGCGGGGTTCTGGTTGAACTCAGGCCTGCAGGGAGAAGCCCGCTCCAACGGGAAGCTGGATACCTCAAGCCTCGCGCTGCACTATCTGCACGGACTGCCGCGACCGGTTTACTGGGTGCTGTGGCTCTGGCGGCGGCTGCGCGGCGAGATCCTGTTTCACGACAGAAACCTGCTGCTGCTCCACCACCAGGGGCATTACCAGCTGCTGTTACGCAATACAGTAGTCTACAATCCCTGGCTCTCCAGCGAAGCGGCCTTTATTCAGCGCTTTAGCCAGCCGTACAGCGTCAAGCTGCTGGGTCTGGCGGGCCGCTGGCGCATTAAACAGCACCTGTTCGATCAGCATCACGGCGCGTTATTCCCACTGGTCGACGCCTTTCGCAGCCGCAGTGGCCCCGACGCCGAGGATTACCAGTGGCTGATGCATCAGGCCCGTCCGGCGCTCAGCGTGGAGGAGGCCCGGCTCGACGGCCACTGGCTGCGGATCGACTCGCTGGAAAGCAACGCCCTGGCGCTGTATGAATTTACCCCTCAGCTCTCCTCCGGCGAGGATCCCGTCCCCTGAAGCAACCCGTCAATTTTCCGCTGACTTTCCGTTGTTGCCGGATTAAAGACCAGCAGGGACAGATCGGGGCGGCCTTCCACGGCAAACGAGGTGAACTCCAGGTCGAGGGGGCCCATCTGCGGGTGGTGGATGCGCTTATAGCCTTCTCCATGGCCGGCGACGTCATGGCTTTGCCAGAAACGGGCAAACTCGACGCTCTGCTGGGTGAG contains the following coding sequences:
- a CDS encoding helix-turn-helix domain-containing protein, which gives rise to MELHSGDFSVTVRDVRQLNQPEGDLLTLLWVLEGAVTLTEADVALPLGVDALAIVNRNRRWSLSSAASNAVMILTLSASWLARLDSAFFAVDYQITSRTRDAQDGLRHLMRQLLVSGLVNHPGHSRLEANRWLSEMALLLATRFSQPIASMPRRDAEPWSRRIASVVARIDANYQRRLSLQEVAAAEFVSEAWLSRLFRKEVGVSFVQYLTALRLRHAADQLSATRKPVQQIAREQGFASTRMMSDLFKRQHGVTPRQYREQHPRELARPRPPLADRWQPVALDRLYARLNEPEKRDRESPPLLINPPQTREINLQERPARSAVLRHTRMVVTVRELDDLLREDVRRELEHLHRTLPVYAVDINDPFLSSRLFGTGWDDPQMAGYACWYNLQQIFSWLAAMGWHVILHTGVTTRSDLLQRFLQLAANHFPPATLNSWRVVWHWSPQASEATRQAAWRQQREVLDRLLPQPQLGIWHRFAASDPGDDPLFHSPLLAEADFLACQADANEQLDLAQADSSRLASSEHYPLHKLRQIHSALRQRQLNLPLWLLSWNTLTGDTRDTNGRFFRGALLMDNLLGVADQVWLAGFWLNSGLQGEARSNGKLDTSSLALHYLHGLPRPVYWVLWLWRRLRGEILFHDRNLLLLHHQGHYQLLLRNTVVYNPWLSSEAAFIQRFSQPYSVKLLGLAGRWRIKQHLFDQHHGALFPLVDAFRSRSGPDAEDYQWLMHQARPALSVEEARLDGHWLRIDSLESNALALYEFTPQLSSGEDPVP